The Cryptomeria japonica chromosome 2, Sugi_1.0, whole genome shotgun sequence region TAAATATATTAGAGCATGTAACAACAATTTTATAAGCTCATCACTATTCAAAAGATATTGAAattctataaataaataaaaagtattgaATGGTTAATAAGTATTTCAAAATTACtgcaaatttgaaatgaaagatataaGACAATATTACACATGCACATCCTTTAATGATTATATGGGTAAGATAAGAactattcaaaacaaaaaaaatgcatgAAATATATCACACTAAATGGATTTTGAGAAACTAACTTGCTTTTGTGAGTGTTGAGGTTGTTGGTTTCTATCCATGTCTCCTCCTTCCGGTGCCACTGAAGGGTGCTTTGACAAGGGTAGTTCAATGATATCAGAAGACAATGGTGTTACAAGTGAAGTTACAGCGCATGTAGAATCTCCATGTGGGAAAGAATAAACAAGTGCATCATTTGGCATCAATCCCATCTCAACCATATTCCCATTAATTTCAAGCCTTGTTTTGCTATTGAACGATTGTCTTCCACCATCATCACCAGCCTCTGCCACTTTCTCACTTTCATCAATTTCCTCCACTACCTTTGTTGGCACATCATGTGAAAGGCTAATTGAGCCAATCTCATGCCAATTATTATTTCCATGTTGAAAACttgtaaattttaaatttgagTGTGCTTTGATTTCAATGCTAGAAGCATCTTCTATTATTGGAAGATTAGCCATCTTACCAATAAGTTTTTGATCAACACTGAATCTGCACCAACAAAAAAGATAGTTGTATAAATGCATGTATTTTAAAAGAATAATTTCATAATAATACTTCATGTTTATATCCAACCTATATATTTCTAATTTGCCTATTTCTAATCTTattatttattgtaatttttataaaatattgaATAATAATTCTTTTATAAAGAAAACTAAAATGTAGTCATCCCACATTCATTTTTATTGAACTTTCAAACATAAAAAGCTAAAACCATATGTATTTCAATAAAAGGGTTAAAGATAATATAAACTAAAATCTAAATAgctatttaaatattttatattatattcaaTTTTTAAATAGTGGTTCTTTGTTTGTAATAGCTCTTTTGCATGTCTATTAAGTAAAACCAAATTGTATAACTAATAAAAAAAGTTATTAATAAATATTGAAGAATCTATATGGACCTAGTAGTTGCATTTATATTTGatactttttcaataatttcatttgGTCTATCAAACTTTTATAAATCTTATCTCCCAGTAAAAGgtttaaatgatttattttttaaagaagTTACTCATCATCCTACATCCTAGATCCTTCACAATTCCACTTCTATTTTATGCAAAATGATTTTCTAATGCTTTTTTTTTAAGTTACTTATTACCTTACATTCAATAAGTCAATTGTTTAAATTCAATAAGTCAATTGTTTAAAGTAATGATAAAAAAATTGGATCTCATATTAAATTTTGAATCTTAAACAATAAGAAACCGAAGTATCAATAGTTATCAATATTTATAGAAGTGAATTTCTATTGGAATTGTGAACACTTGTAAGAAAATGACACAATTCTAACCCCTAATTACATTAAATGGTATATAACCCATTAAACTTGTAATGAGGATAGTAGACATAATATTTTTACAATTGATATAAATGAATTAGtatatcattttaaaaattattaatgatACATTTGAGGATGAGGAAAATAGATGATTGAATTATATGAAAAGAATGTGCTAGAAACATAACAAAACATAACAAAAGAGGAATTTCaagataaaagaaaataaaaaatataatttaataagaaaaaatagacttaaaaattattttataaaaataaatagacATTTCATATAGAGTTCAATCATCCATCATAAAaataatacatattataatgaATATATAATTTACTTAAGTATTTCTCAATTTAATGCATGGTACACAAATAAAGTTGAATCTTAAATATTGAGGATGAGGAATATCATTCAAGTTAAATCTAGAAAAAATTGGCAAGTGATGCAAAGGGATTCTCTCCCTTCAACCCTTCATTAAAATAAATTAGCAAACTCACAAAAATCTGATTACACATATACAAGACAAAACATAGAATTTTGTATTGGAAATAAAAACATAAGTTGATTACAATATGTGGGCCTATTGACTTCACATCTAATACATCTAAATATTATTACAAATGCTTCATAACTTGCAAAAAGAAGCTACAACAGCAATTACCATCCAAAATCTGATGTCTCCTTTCTTTCTTGCTTCTTCACCTTCAAACCTCAAAAACTTGGCCTAGATATGAAGGAATTGGAGTTGAAATTGCTAAAACTCCACATGAGTTACCTCCAACTATGGTTTTGGTAACCCCAAGCTAAAGAACACACCAAAAGAAAGAGGGAAGCCTCTTTTCCAATTAGAAATTGCATTAAATGTCAATAGATGCTTTTCCATCTCCATCTCTAAACCTACCAATAATATTAGTCAACTAGACCACCTTCTCTACTCAACAAGACCACCAAATTAGAAACTAACCAATAACTCATTCTTGGAATCCATTTTTAATTGCTATCATTTAGAAGGGAAAGTATGAGTGATCAAAATGTTAACTCCCAAAAGATCACACCCAAACAAGAATATTCCAAGTTTCAAGAAGAATATGCCACATTCAAATTTGAATTACCAACTAAACATGCCTCCTAAACTATGgccataaatatttaataaatttggcCTTTTATTATTCATCCTACAACATTATTCTACAAAAACcttagaaaatttaaatttaacatATTTCTGGTTGATGAGGATACCCCATTTGAAcatggatgctcttgcatcaaacacccAAGGTAGATTCAAATGTCTCGTGAGGGGAACTCATAAACATCTCTAGATTCTATGTTTGTCTTGGATCCATCTCTCTACCTTGTGTGCCTTAATATTCTTCCCCAATTTTCATTGCAATTTGATGTCTCTACTATCATTCATTCTtcgtctctttctctctcttttcacaTAATCCAACTCCCACCAATATGCACTATGAAATTATAGAAAATTATatgaataaattttctctttttcttgtaaaataataaaattcatgcATCACCTATTTCTTTGTTACTGCTACAACAATGTATTCATTATCCACTACAATAATTTGTTCAACTTTATCCATGTCTTCTAAAAGATAATTTTTGGTTGCAAACTCTTTCTCCTCTGTATTCACATCAATGTTAGAAAAATAAACAAGAGATTCATTTTCCCATCCTGTAACAAACATTGATGATGATGTTCACATCATTGTGATTTCATTCTGCCATCGATTGGTGGGTCCACCCTCTCTACTTACTATATTCTCGTTCTAAAGTCCCTAAGCTTTCCACCTCCCCACTGATGATATGCTCTATGAATACCCCTTGCTACAACTACCATGCCATAATCACCATGCCATCCCACTCTATATGCTTCCTTAAGCCATTGTGAAAGAATATCACattataaaacaagagatgatcaAACAAGTCGACCTTCactttctcatcttcttcctcatttttGAAAGTACCTTCAGTTTCTGATGCATTCATTGTTGAAAGCTTAAAAGCTCTCTATAAGATCCCATACTATATGCTAGTATGAGCGCATTCAGACGTGCTTTGTTGCGGATTGACCTTGGACTTGTTTCACCACAAGCTCAGAATCCCCGAGGACTCTCAACTATTTGACACCCATACGCTTAGCGAGGCTTAGTATGTGCATTAATCCTCCATACTCCACTTCATTATTGGGGTAGggaaattgaaaatggaaatatCTCAAGATTTGCTCTCCGAATGGAGAGGTTAGGCAAATAATGGCTCTGGATCCTACTTTACATCTCACTCCATCAAAATACAAGGTCCAGAGCTTAGAATCcaagtcctcttcttctttcttttcatctcaCGGATCATTGGAGACCTTAAGGATAAATTGATCCTTGTCAAAGATCACATAGGTCCCAATGCTAGTGGCATGATAATTGCCAAAAGGATCTAAGTCAATGAACTCattcaagaaaagttcaagttCAGGTGTCCATTCTCCAGTTACTTCTTTATCTTCCAATAATTCTACACAACACATTACATCATTAGTAATGGAAGTGTGGGTCGCTTCAAAGTTCATCAAAGCTTCGTCAACTACGTGCTCAGAATGCAAAGGTTCAGACACAATATTTAACTTGGATCTATGCTTAGTACTGAAAATGAGATGTGACTAGTCTAGAGAAAGGTATTCGCTTATCTTGGCTATGAAATCTCTTGATGAGAAGAGTCCAAATATGGGAGGAATATCAATTATTACAACTTCCTGGGGAACTATAATACTAGGGTAAGCATACAAGGTAAGCGAAAGTTTCCTAATTATGCCCATAGCTTGGAATTTATTATCGTCTAACTGCATAACACCCCCATCTAAAGGTTCATAATCTAGTTTCAAGACTTCTTCTATTTGCTTTGGCATCATCGTGATGCTAGCCACATAATCAATCATAGAATTATGGAGCAATTTATCTTCAACAATCAGAGTTAAAAAGAAAGGAGTTGGCTTCGTCTTATCTAACTTTTCATCTGTAGATGCTTCTCCTTGGTTTGTGAGCATTGTAGCTGAACATTCTTGATTCATGGAATCAGACCCTTTGTCTTTTGCAAATGTTGACTTGGTCATAGGTTTAGACAAACTCTTCTTCATTTCACCTAGTGCTTCTCGTAACAAAGGTTTATATTCTAGAATAGCGAAATATCCCATAAGGATACACTCGTGGGAGCCCTTTTTAGTTTCTCCACGATATTAAGGGTCATAGGAATAAACACCTTTGGTCCCTTAAGTCTTTGATAAGGAGGAACTGTGGCAGGCTGCTCTTGAACTTTGTTTGGACCTATCTTAGGCTGCTACACGATCGGCTTGCTTGTGAATCTGTGTTTCGAGCAAAGGTTGTATTCGAATTGCACCACAAGAGTCTTTAAGGTGGAAATGCCATCATCATTAGCAAACACTACTTCCTCACCTTCCATCCATGAGAAAAGTGAGTGGTCCAGGGCGATTTCGGACTCTTGCTCTAAAGACTTGCCCTGCATCTGTACAGTGAGCACGACACTATCCATCTCTGGGGATGCATAGACCCCAGCATCAAGATTAATTCCTTGGCTTCATTTCTCTACCACCTTTTGTTGCAAGTTTCCCTGTGGGAAATTCCTTGGCATGTGAGATTCATTACAAGGGAagcaccaagaattggtatcatctaCCAAgttattatgtcctatgaccaacTCCTTGCTTTGACTTGTCGGTATAACTTGTAGAGGAGTCCAAACTGGAACAATCTGGTTATTTGGCTATGATTGAGTAGCTTTAGTACCCCTTGGTACTGATTCTGTTGATATGGAGGCCTTCAGAATTGATAACTCTAAAACGAGGGTCTTGCAAGAGCTGCTTGTTGCCtctttatattaattatttaatttgacaAGGTTTGTAGTAGATTTTTTATATCATTTACCTTGATCGCCAAAGAAGATGTTGCAGCAACATTACTTTATTGGGAATTAGGATAGACATACATGAATTGCAACTGAGTTGATGTGCTTGGAGGGACTTGCTTTGGGACTTGCCTTGATGATTTAGGGAAGAATGGCATGGGAAGTCTCAAAGGAAGCTTCCTAGCATCAGTCGGGTTATTTTATGTCTGGATTGCAAGTTCGTATGCATCTAGGAGAGTGTTCCTACCAAGGGATTAAATCATGATGGATATATCAAAGTTAAAGGCCTTGAGATAAAAGGAAAATGCCATATCCATAGGAGGATGGGCGGTGACAGGAATCCTTTGCCATTTTTTGTGAAACCTATTATTGAAATCAGTAACAGCCTCCCTGAGGAGCCGTTTTATGGTTATCAGTTGTTGCAGTAAGGAAGATCTATCACCCTTTTCTATAAATCGTTCAAAGAAGGAATCCACAAGCTTGTCTCAATCAGCAATTGAATTAGGTTGCAAGGATCGATACCAATCTTGACCTTTCCCTTTAAAGGAAGCCACAAGCAATCTTAACACCACATTTTGTTGGGTGACATTGTGCACAGTGCAAACCTCAACCACATCCTACAAGTGTTCCGCGACGGTCTTGGAATATTCTCTGGTGAATTTTGGTAAGGCTTTGAGAGCTAGAGCTAGAATGAGATCCCATTGATTAGGAGACGCGGGTGGAATAAGAGGACACACATTATTTCAGGTAACAAAATTTCGAGGAGGAACGACCATTTGCACAGGGGCTTGAACTGGGATTTGCACGCCCCCCTTGAGATTCTAGGTTAGACTGCTACCAGAGGTAGTACAAATAAACTACGATTCACTGCAGTTTGGCTTCTAGTAACAAGCCTATGGTCATACACCcactttatataaaaaaaaattgatcccaCCGGGCACGCCAAAAAAAAGAACTGTGGATTGATGCTTCAAATTGCTTCCAAGACAATAGCCTTATGGGAAGTTCATTAAATAGGGTACCTATTGTACCTTAATTAATGAGATCTGAGATTTTAGAAGTTGGTTCTTCATTATATGAAAGGGAAAAGTGAAGAGAAAACTAAAATTCTAACTAGTCTAGACAATGCACCAGAATTCAACACTCAACTTCAAAAGCACAATAAACTATACATCAAATGCATAATTCAAAGGCCAAACTATCATTTATTATCATAAAATTCATTCTAGATTCACGACCAATATGATATATTCTCAGCATAACCGAAAAATTGAAATATAAGAGTCTAAAACATGATTCAATCAATTCAAGTTATGCTTAGAATTATAAAAACTTAAATAGATACAGAAATATCAGTCTTCCTTTCAAGGGACATAAAGTGTATTATAAAACATAAAGAGTTATACGAAGAGGTCAAAAGTTGGCACGGTCCGAAATATCAAAACACAAAATTAAATTGCTAAAGTTTGAATAACATCAAAATCTACTCTAAGTAGTGAGCCCCATCAAATCACCGCAAAATCCTAATTTAAAGCCTCCTTAATGTGGACATAGATCTCTAGGTAACTACCTTCCTTCCTGATCACGTGACTAGTGCCACTTTTTGTCTTGCCTTTTTTTTGTGACATGTCATGATGGCTTTATAACCACTTCAACCATCGAAC contains the following coding sequences:
- the LOC131046294 gene encoding uncharacterized protein LOC131046294 isoform X5, giving the protein MANLPIIEDASSIEIKAHSNLKFTSFQHGNNNWHEIGSISLSHDVPTKVVEEIDESEKVAEAGDDGGRQSFNSKTRLEINGNMVEMGLMPNDALVYSFPHGDSTCAVTSLVTPLSSDIIELPLSKHPSVAPEGGDMDRNQQPQHSQKQVKCSRIMEYILILSYLAVFGILGVFIRYALQILLGPNIANVTNDHSALYIDLPSNMVGSFFMGWVGVVFKNNINVFSEALAIGLSSGLMGSITTFTSWTQVTLNLTTEGHWVTGIIGLLLG